The genome window CTGGACCATACTGACCATTAATAAGGATAACTGCCTGATCGGTAACATTGAGAGATGTAATGGCACCTCCCACGAAATCATCGCTACCTGGGCAATCTATAATGTTAAGCTTCTTGTTGTTCCACTCTACATGAAAAACTGTAGGGAACACAGAGTAGCCGTATTCCAACTCAACTGGGAAGTAGTCGCTCACCGTATTTTTCGCTTCTACAGAGCCTTTACGCTTGATAACGCCTGCTTCAAATAACATACTCTCGGCAAGTGTAGTCTTGCCGCTACCCGCACTGCCCAACAGCGCAATGTTTTTAATCTCATTTGTCTGATAAACTCTCATGACGCTTATAGATTTTTAAGGGTTATACTTAAATTTGCTAGTTGCAATCCACAGTCAAACCACCGGTTTTTCTGTTTCATGCTACTAAAGTACAAAAAAAATCGCACATTGCCAAAAGTTTTGGGCAAAAAACTTCTGTTTTTTAAAACATATTAGTACTTTTGCACTTTGTTTAGACATGTTTTTGTCTTTACACCTTATTATATATAGAAAAAGAAGTTCAGAAATATGGCAGGACTATACATACATATCCCCTTTTGTGAAAGCCGGTGCATCTACTGCGGTTTTTACAGTACCACCTCCCTCAAGTTAAGGGATGATTACACTGATGCTCTCTGCCGGGAGATGCAGATGCGCCCGGCAAAAGCCGCTCTCGGAAGCAATGAAACTATCGAAACCATCTATCTGGGCGGTGGAACCCCGAGTCAGCTCAACGGCTCCCAACTCAACCAGATTTTCTCTGCTATCAGAAAAAACTATACGCTGGCAGAGAATATGGAGATCACGATGGAATGCAATCCGGACGATGTAACCGGCGATTTCTGTGAAACGCTGAAGAAACTCCCCGTCAACAGAATCAGCATGGGAGCGCAGACCTTCAGCAATGAGCGCTTACACTTTCTGCATCGCCGTCATAACGCCAGAGAGGTAGAAGAAGCCGTCGACCGACTCCGCAACATCGGCATCCGCAATATCAGTATCGACCTGATGTTCGGATTCCCCGAAGAATCTCTTTCCCAATGGATGAGCGATATCAGGCACGCCATACAGCTGGATGTGGAACACATATCTGCCTATAGTCTGATGTACGAAGAGGGAACTCCCCTCTACCATATGCTGAAACAGGGAAAGATTAGCGAAATAGATGAAGAAACCAGTCGCAAGATGTA of Segatella copri contains these proteins:
- the hemW gene encoding radical SAM family heme chaperone HemW, with the translated sequence MAGLYIHIPFCESRCIYCGFYSTTSLKLRDDYTDALCREMQMRPAKAALGSNETIETIYLGGGTPSQLNGSQLNQIFSAIRKNYTLAENMEITMECNPDDVTGDFCETLKKLPVNRISMGAQTFSNERLHFLHRRHNAREVEEAVDRLRNIGIRNISIDLMFGFPEESLSQWMSDIRHAIQLDVEHISAYSLMYEEGTPLYHMLKQGKISEIDEETSRKMYETLIDQLTGAGYEHYEISNFARPGFRSRHNSSYWHEVPYIGIGAAAHSYNRKQRSWNIENIQTYIRSIGDGILPSESEQLDISTRYNDLITTALRTSDGINLMKMEQEFGKELADRLLQEAQSHITRGLMKIKNGRLSLTREGLYISDDVMSDFMII